TTGCCGTAGGTGAGCAAAGCGGGTGCGACCTGGCGGTCGGCGACCCAGTGGGCGGCCACAGGGGCGCCGTGGGCGAGCAGCTCTTCGGTGACGACGTAGCGGTGCAGATGCCCCAGCCCGCGGCCGCCGTAGCGCGCCGGGATGGTCAGCCCGAGGAACCCCGCATCGCCGAGCCGCGCGGAAAAGTCTTCATCCCAACAGGACAGCCAGGAATCGACGGCCGGATGCCAATCGAACTCGGCGCGGTCGGAATGCAAGAATTCACGGATCGCCATCCGCAGTTCGGCCAATTCAGTGTCATTGGCGCACAACACGTCGAAGGAGTTCATCGTCTGTGTCTACCCGGTAGGCAGCGGTGTTGTTGGGAGGTAGAAGTTCGGCGTGAGATCGTCTTCGCGGGCAGCCAGCCGATAGTGCGAGAAGTCTTCGATACCTTCGTCGTGGAGCACTTGTTCGTCGGTGAAGAAGTTGCCGGTGCAATCAGCGGCTGGCCGAGTCACCAGAGCATGCACGGCATCGGCCATGATCTGCGGACCGCGGGCCTGGGAGCGCACTTCCGCCTCTCCGAGCGCGGCCATCATCCCGGTGCTCGCCACAGTGGTCGCCGGCCACAGCGAGTTGACCGCGATCGGAACCGAAGCGAACTCTGCGGCCCATCCGAGCGTCAACAGGCTCTCGGCGTACTTGCCGACGGTGTGGCCCACATGTGCCCCGACCCAAGAAGGATGCAGGTTTACCGGTGGGGAGACATTGACGATGTGGGCATTCTGCGAACGCTGCAAATGCTCGAACGCGGCTCGGACCACCGCGAATGGTCCCTTGACATTGATCGCCAGCAGCCGCTCGAAGCCAGCCGGCGGCAGCTGCAGGGTGCCGCGCAAATCCAGGGCCCCCGCGTTGTTGACGACCACGTCGATGGCTCCGAACTTCTCGGCCACGGCACCGATGGCGGCCGCGACGGCGTCGGCATCACGCACGTCACACTTCACTGGCAGCGGCTGGCCACCGGCCGCGCGAACCGCCTCGGCGGTCTCGGGCAGGGTGCCCGCGATTTTCGGATGGGGTGCATAGGTCTTGGCAATCAACGCGACCTTGGCGCCGTCGGCCGCTACCCGGACCGCAATCTCGCGTCCTATGCCGCGGCTGGCGCCGGTGACGATGACGACGCGGTCCTTGAGGCTTCGATCCCGCACAGTGAGTCCCTCCCGGGATGTTATCCTTGGCCAAATGCTGTAACTATATAGCTTATTTGCGTGGGAATCGGACGGGCCCCGTTAAGGGAGCGACGGTATGACGGAGATCGTAGGGATTGGCACGTATCTGCCTCCCTGGAGCAAAGGCGGCCGCCGGGTCAAGGGGCCCGACGAAGACGCGGTGACGATGGCGGTGGCAGCCGGGCGGGCAGCTGATCCCACGGGATCGGCCAAGCATGTCGTTATGGTCTCGCGCGACTTCCCGCTGCTCGAAGGAGACAATGGGGCGGTGTTGCTGGCCGGTCTGTCGTTGCCGGCCGACGTGCCGGTGACCGAGGTGCTGGGCGCTGCACCGACCGTTCTCGATCAGATCATCATGGGCGTCGACGGCAAGCTGGTAGTCGCCGCCGATGACTCGGACACCGCCGTGGGCGCCGCGGCGGTGCTGATCGGCGGATCTGGCGCGAAACTTACGGCAGTCACGCGCCAAACCAGAAGTCTGCCTATGCAGGTCCGGACCTGTAACGGCTGCCGGCACACCTATACCGACCCTCGGCTGCAGCGCGAGGTCGGCGTCAAGTCCACGCTGGCGCGCCTAGGAGTGACCGGCACTCCAGCCGTTGCGGCGGTGGCCGGCGTGACGGCAGCGCAGCTCGGTCATCGGTTCGATGTTTCCGCCGCGGTCGAGGAGCCCGCGACCTCGGCAGCTGCGGTGATCCGGCTGATCGCCGAGGCCATCGACAACCACACTCCCGGCATCGTGCTGGCGGTCGAGCAGTCGAGCGTCACTGCTGCCGAGCTAAGCCTTGGCGTAAGATCGCCGCGCATCACCCGCGACGAAGCCTCCGCCCGAGAGTTGCCCGTGTTTCGGATCGCTCAAGGCACCGGGATCCCGATCTCACTGCCGGCTTACGCTCGCGCTTTCGAATCCAAACTGCGTTGGCAGGCAGCGCTTTTCGATCAACGGCCGGGCATCGACGGTTCACCGATGTTCCCGCCGCGCGCCCGCGTCGATTCTGCTGGCGGCCTGGCCACCGAG
This Mycobacterium xenopi DNA region includes the following protein-coding sequences:
- a CDS encoding SDR family oxidoreductase; amino-acid sequence: MRDRSLKDRVVIVTGASRGIGREIAVRVAADGAKVALIAKTYAPHPKIAGTLPETAEAVRAAGGQPLPVKCDVRDADAVAAAIGAVAEKFGAIDVVVNNAGALDLRGTLQLPPAGFERLLAINVKGPFAVVRAAFEHLQRSQNAHIVNVSPPVNLHPSWVGAHVGHTVGKYAESLLTLGWAAEFASVPIAVNSLWPATTVASTGMMAALGEAEVRSQARGPQIMADAVHALVTRPAADCTGNFFTDEQVLHDEGIEDFSHYRLAAREDDLTPNFYLPTTPLPTG
- a CDS encoding OB-fold domain-containing protein, translated to MTEIVGIGTYLPPWSKGGRRVKGPDEDAVTMAVAAGRAADPTGSAKHVVMVSRDFPLLEGDNGAVLLAGLSLPADVPVTEVLGAAPTVLDQIIMGVDGKLVVAADDSDTAVGAAAVLIGGSGAKLTAVTRQTRSLPMQVRTCNGCRHTYTDPRLQREVGVKSTLARLGVTGTPAVAAVAGVTAAQLGHRFDVSAAVEEPATSAAAVIRLIAEAIDNHTPGIVLAVEQSSVTAAELSLGVRSPRITRDEASARELPVFRIAQGTGIPISLPAYARAFESKLRWQAALFDQRPGIDGSPMFPPRARVDSAGGLATEYRLEALPRTGTVYTQTTIQFPVPDLPSPYSLAVVQLDDSPVRVLLKVTGVPAGEVSIGESGSVVLRRIATRAGVPDYGYAFWPGKQLPQGASA